The following proteins come from a genomic window of Dongia rigui:
- a CDS encoding DODA-type extradiol aromatic ring-opening family dioxygenase, protein MTQRLPTYFISHGGGPWPWLDDWRQMLQGLERSLADMPRQIGSKPKAVLMISGHWEEDSFAVMSSPKPPMVYDYYGFPKYTYDIVYPAPGDPALAREVADLIAAAGLPTRLDPTRGFDHGTFAPLAIMYPQADMPVIQVALKGNLDPAEHLALGRALTPLRDQGVLIVGSGFSFHNLRLMGPQGAAPSAAFDGWLQETVVAAKPSAREAGLIAWEKAPSARLAHPREEHLLPLMVAAGAAQGDRASCVYHENTVFGAITASSFRFDAAA, encoded by the coding sequence ATGACGCAGCGCCTCCCGACCTATTTCATTTCCCATGGCGGCGGTCCCTGGCCCTGGCTCGACGACTGGCGCCAGATGCTGCAGGGACTGGAGCGTTCCCTGGCCGACATGCCGCGCCAGATCGGCAGCAAACCGAAGGCCGTGCTGATGATCTCTGGCCATTGGGAGGAAGACTCATTCGCGGTGATGAGCAGCCCCAAGCCACCGATGGTCTATGACTATTACGGCTTCCCGAAATACACCTACGACATCGTCTATCCGGCACCGGGCGATCCTGCGCTGGCCAGGGAAGTTGCCGACCTCATCGCGGCGGCCGGGCTGCCGACCAGGCTCGATCCGACCCGCGGTTTCGACCACGGCACGTTTGCACCGCTGGCCATCATGTATCCGCAGGCCGACATGCCGGTGATCCAGGTGGCCCTCAAGGGCAATCTCGATCCGGCCGAACATCTGGCGCTGGGCCGCGCGCTCACCCCCTTGCGCGATCAAGGCGTCCTCATCGTTGGCAGCGGCTTCAGCTTCCACAATCTGCGCCTGATGGGACCGCAAGGGGCGGCACCCTCGGCGGCCTTCGACGGCTGGCTGCAGGAAACGGTGGTGGCTGCAAAGCCATCGGCGCGCGAGGCTGGATTGATCGCGTGGGAGAAGGCGCCGTCAGCGCGCCTCGCCCATCCGCGCGAGGAGCATCTGTTGCCGCTGATGGTGGCGGCCGGTGCTGCCCAGGGCGACCGGGCGAGCTGCGTCTATCACGAAAACACGGTGTTCGGCGCCATCACCGCCTCAAGCTTCCGCTTCGACGCCGCTGCCTGA
- a CDS encoding GNAT family N-acetyltransferase codes for MGVIERRSQIDVSVIKDMGALMQAMAIRSAVFIGEFGCGHDEEFDGNDFSATHIIAKVGGEPAGTMRLRYFADFVIPERLAVLPAFRKGRYGERGVAYALATFGFKLARMKGYRRFIGYSVLGLEQFWDRVAVASGGKVDRFGDHPIECSGSTCVGVFGSLEPMPGAIHPREDYHVLTACEAELPQHVGAKAEMLHSLSGESLLAALTHPGRRHTDHRADPRVEARVGDRRASDRRDADRRGNDRRAADRRGNEQRSNAFAMAAMGQDQRFGERRAFDRRAGDRRMADRRATGTAADRAPAQSEVQAA; via the coding sequence ATGGGGGTTATCGAAAGGCGCTCTCAGATCGACGTCTCTGTCATCAAGGACATGGGCGCGCTGATGCAAGCGATGGCCATCCGCTCGGCCGTCTTCATCGGCGAGTTCGGCTGCGGCCATGACGAAGAATTCGACGGCAATGATTTCAGCGCCACGCATATCATCGCCAAGGTGGGCGGCGAGCCCGCCGGTACGATGCGCCTGCGCTACTTCGCCGATTTCGTGATCCCCGAACGCCTCGCCGTGTTGCCGGCCTTCCGCAAGGGCCGCTATGGCGAGCGCGGCGTTGCCTATGCGCTGGCGACCTTCGGCTTCAAACTGGCGCGCATGAAGGGCTATCGCCGCTTCATCGGCTATTCCGTCCTGGGCCTTGAGCAGTTCTGGGACCGCGTCGCGGTGGCGAGCGGCGGCAAGGTCGATCGTTTCGGCGACCACCCGATCGAATGTTCAGGTTCCACCTGCGTCGGCGTCTTCGGCTCGCTGGAGCCGATGCCCGGCGCCATCCATCCGCGTGAGGACTACCACGTGCTGACCGCCTGCGAGGCAGAACTGCCGCAGCATGTCGGCGCCAAGGCCGAAATGCTGCATTCCCTGTCGGGCGAATCCCTGCTGGCGGCCCTCACCCATCCCGGCCGTCGGCATACAGATCACCGGGCGGACCCGCGCGTTGAGGCGCGCGTCGGCGACAGGCGGGCCAGCGATCGTCGTGATGCGGACCGTCGTGGCAACGATCGGCGTGCCGCCGACCGGCGCGGGAATGAGCAGCGCAGCAACGCCTTCGCGATGGCCGCCATGGGCCAGGATCAGCGCTTTGGCGAACGGCGCGCCTTTGATCGCCGTGCCGGCGACCGCCGCATGGCTGACCGCCGTGCCACAGGCACCGCTGCCGACCGCGCGCCTGCGCAGTCGGAGGTCCAGGCCGCCTGA
- the rpmE gene encoding 50S ribosomal protein L31 → MKATGHPDYHEINVVMTDGTKFKTRSTWGKEGDTLNLDIDPKSHPAWTGVHRLLDSGGQLAKFNKKFAGIGLKK, encoded by the coding sequence ATGAAGGCCACTGGTCATCCGGACTACCACGAGATCAATGTCGTCATGACCGACGGCACCAAGTTCAAGACCCGCAGCACCTGGGGCAAAGAGGGCGACACGCTCAACCTCGACATCGACCCCAAGTCGCACCCGGCCTGGACCGGCGTTCATCGCCTCCTGGATTCGGGCGGCCAGCTCGCGAAGTTCAACAAGAAGTTCGCCGGTATCGGCCTCAAGAAGTAA
- the cyaY gene encoding iron donor protein CyaY gives MDAAEFDRRASETLKRLMIAIEDGMGDKVEDIDLQGSVLTIELSEGGTYVINKHAANQEIWLSSPKSGAAHFKPDASGAWLPTRGGDNLHARLEAELSAVLGAPLGLEA, from the coding sequence ATGGATGCCGCCGAATTCGACCGCCGCGCCAGCGAAACCCTGAAGCGCCTGATGATCGCCATCGAGGACGGGATGGGGGACAAGGTCGAGGATATCGACCTGCAGGGCTCGGTCCTCACCATCGAGCTGAGCGAGGGCGGTACCTATGTCATCAACAAGCACGCCGCCAACCAGGAGATCTGGCTCTCCAGCCCCAAGAGCGGCGCGGCGCATTTCAAGCCCGATGCCAGTGGGGCGTGGCTGCCGACGCGGGGCGGTGACAATCTGCATGCGCGCCTTGAGGCGGAGCTGAGCGCCGTGCTCGGTGCGCCCTTGGGCCTGGAGGCCTGA